acacaccctccccacctgcAAACAAGATCGATGACAGAGATCaaatcagtcgacaagtttttgctacctgggcagcaccctatgcagcaacggagcccttgatgcagaagtgacgctgcgctggcagactcaacaacaggctgtgcaacaacaaaggcatcaggctcagcaccaaaatcaaaacctacagagctgttgcgctgaccaccttgttgtactgctgtgaaacatggacgacgtatcgccgtcacattcaacaacttgagcagtttgaggacacacaccgacagataagcctgcctgcctactcatccgtcggtccgacgggagactccatcatatctatctatctatctatctatctatctatatatatatatatatatatatatatgtgtgtgtgtgtgtgtgtgtgtgtgtgtgtgtgtgattagagaTAACACTAAGAAGAAGCCAGAAGATATACTTCTATCATTATTGCTTCTGTGAGTTAAAGAATTGTAACTtcacaataaatagataaaataattgTGCAGATGGAGTGTGAGTGAgccaaaaaaaaaatagtgaaattGTGCAgggtgcgcgcatacacacacacgagcgcgcgcgcgtgcgcgcagtcAGGGCTGTTGAAGAGAAGCAAAGGGCAGAACAGCCTGACTGCTGTTGAAGAGGAACAAAGGGCAGAGCAGCCTGACTGCTGTTGAAGAGGAACAAAGGGCAGAGCAGCCTGTCTGCTGTGGAAGAGGAACAAAGGGCAGAGCAGCCTGTCTGCTGTTGAGTATTGACGTTGTATGGTGATTTGGGTGTCGTGGCTTTAAATGTAgttagtgtgaatgtgtgaatgagtCAGAATAAATGTCCTCACAGTTTTCTAtacatttcactgtgtgtgtgtgtgaatgtgtgtgtgtgtgggcactggGGCCTGGCCGTGTCGCCAGCTGATGACAGATTTCCGGTCAGTCAGCCGTCAGTTCAGTGGCGTGCAACCAGGTCCCCATGCCTgactggagggagaggggggtagatagggagacgtgcagccaggtatgtctgactggagggagatgggggtggatagggggacgtgcagccaggtatatctgactggagggggatgggggtggatggggggacgtgcagccaggtatgtctgactggagggggatgggggtggatagggagacgtgcagccaggtatgtctaactggaggtgtatgggggggggggggacgtgcagccaggtatgtctaaCTGGAGGTGTATGaggggggacgtgcagccaggtatgcCTGACTGGAAGAGGatggggggacgtgcagccaggtatgtctgattggagggggatggggggacgtgcagccaggtatgtctgactggaatgggatggggggacgtgcagccaggtatgtctaactggagggggatggggggatgtgcagccaggtatgtctgactggagaTGGATCGGGGTGGATAGGGagacgtgcagccaggtatgtctaactggaggtgtatgggggggggggggacgtgcagccaggtatgtctaaCTGGAGGTGTATGaggggggacgtgcagccaggtatgcCTGACTGGAAGAGGatggggggacgtgcagccaggtatgtctgattggagggggatggggggacgtgcagccaggtatgtctgactggaatgggatggggggacgtgcagccaggtatgtctaactggagggggatggggggatgtgcagccaggtatgtctgactggagggggatggggggatgtgcagccaggtatgtctgactggagggggatggggggacatgcagccaggtatgtctaactggagggggatggggggatgtgcagccaggtatgtctgactggagggggatggggggatgtgcagccaggtatgtctgactggagggggatggggggacatgcagccaggtatgtctgactggagggggatggggggacatgcaaccaggtatgtctgactggagggggatggggggacatgcagccaggtatgtctgactggaggaggatgggggggggacgtgcagccaggtatgtctgactggagggggatggggggggggacgtgcagccaggtatgtctgactggagggggatggggggacgtgcagccaggtatgtctgactggaaggggatggggggacgtgcagccaggtatgtctgattggaggggatggggggacgtgcagccaggtatgtctgattggagggagatggggggacgtgcagccaggtatgtctgattggagggggatgggggacatgcagccaggtatgtctgactggaagggaatggggggacgtgcagccaggtatgtctaaCTGGAGGGGGATcggggacgtgcagccaggtatgtctgactggaggtgtatggagggggggacgtgcagccaggtatgtctgactggaggggatggggggacgtgcagccaggtatgtctgactggaggtgtatggggggggggggacgtgcagccaggtatgtctgactggaagaggatggggggacgtgcagccaggtatgtctgattggagggggatggggggacgtgcagccaggtatgtctgactggaggggatggggggacgtgcagccaggtatgtctgactggaggtgtatggggtgggggggacgtgcagccaggtatgtctgactggagggagatggggggacgtgcagccaggtatgtctgactggaggggatggggggacgtgcagccaggtatgtctgactggaggtgtatgggggggggggacgtgcagccaggtatgtctgactggagggagatggggggacgtgcagccaggtatgtctgactggagggggatcggggacgtgcagccaggtatgtctgactggagggagagaggttggatggggggacgtgcagccaggtatgtctgactggagggagagaggttggatGGGGGGatgtgcagccaggtatgtctgactggagggggatggggggacgtgcagccaggtatgtctgactggagggggagggggggacgtgcagccaggtatgtctgactggagggggaggggggggacgtgcagccaggtatgtctgactggagggtgatggggggacgtgcagccaggtatgtctgactggaggggggtgggggggacgtgcagccaggtatgtctgactggagggggatggggggacgtgcagccaggtatgtctgactggagggtgatggggggacgtgcagccaggtatgtctgactggagggggatggaggtggatagggggacgtgcagccaggtatatctgactggagggggagggggggacgtgcagctaggtatgtctgactggagggagagagggtggatgggggaatgtgcagccaggtatgtctgactggagggggatggggggacgtgcagccaggtatgtctgactggagggggatggggggacgtgcagccaggtatgtctgactggaggaggatgggggggggacgtgcagccaggtatgtctgactggagggggatggggggtggcgtgcagccaggtatgtctgactggagggggatcgggggggggacgtgcagccaggtatgtctgactggagggggatggggggacgtgcagccaggtatgtctgactggagtgggatggggggacgtgcagccaggtatgtctgactggagggggatgggggatgtgcagccaggtatgtctgactggagggggatgggggatgtgcagccaggtatgtctgactggaaggggatgggggatgtgcagccaggtatgtctgactggaggggatggggggatgtgcagccaggtatgtctgactggaggtgtaggggggggggacgtgcagccaggtatgtctgactggaaggggatggggggacgtgcagccaggtatgtctgactggagggggatcggggacgtgcagccaggtatgtctgactggaggggatggggggacgtgcagccaggtatgtctgactggagggggatcggggacgtgcagccaggtatgtctgactggaggtgtatgggggggggggatgtgcagccaggtatgtctgactggagggagatggggggacgtgcagccaggtatgtctgactggagggagagagggtggatggggggacgtgcagccaggtatgtctgactggagggggagggggggacgtgcagccaggtataTCTGactggagggagatgggggtggatgggggcacGGGTGTTGaatatgataacaatgacaatggcaacGATATtactatgttgatgatggtgatgatgatgattgttttgatGATtggtgataataacgataataataacaatatcattattatcatcattgtcgttaatACTAAAGCactgagtcttgtgcagagataaatcaaagcactgtcacactgtcacagtacagATTCACACCCATCCATATTCTCATTCTACAGGATCAAAGACAAAACAGGATTCCAGGTAAACAGAGGGCAGGAAACTGggcggaggaaggagggggagagggaggtattGTAcagggcactctctctctctctctctctctctctctctctctctttacggaTGCTGTTCTGTATTTATGTTGATTTTGATGTTATGAGCCTAATCCATCGCACCAGACGTCAGCCAGAAGGCaagatactgcacacacacacacacacacacacacacacacacacacacacacacacacacacacaaacacacacactttatggaTGCTGTTCTATATTCATACTGCACTACTGCTATGTATGTTAtcagcctcctccatcccaccAGACGTCATTCAGCTAGAGGGCGCTGCAGAACCCGGTgcccttttccctttctctccccaccgcCCGGACACACAGCGACACATGTGTCTCAGAGTGCAGCGGTACCGAGAGCTCTGCTTGACGTAGATGAGGAAGTTAGTGGACGTGTTGATCACCTCCAGCAGGTGACTGAGGGCAATGGAGATCTTGAAGATGTTACACAGATGGCCCGTGATCAGAAAGCCCGGCAcacgactgaacaccaccaaagcccGAGTGACAGTGGGCGTGGTACACgtcacgtacacacaacacaccgtcaTCAACATCCTCGTCACCGTCAATTCCTGCTTCTCCAGTGACGTCACGTTGGACACGGACTGACGACGCCATGCGGAGGTCACTTGCAGTCTgacgatgatggcggtggtggagacgatgacgacgacgagggaAATGAAAGGGAGGGTGACGAGGAGAACGTGGCTGTACATAATGTCGATGAGGGTTCTGTAGCGGAGGTAGGTGGGGGAGAGGCGGGAGATgaaggtggaggtgttggtgagggGGTTGGTGACGCGCACTGTCTGGTACTTGATGCCCAGGGCAGTGTTGAGCACGGTCAGGATGTAGACAGCCACCACGACAATCACCACCCCCATGGTCCTGAAACGTCACGTCATACACACTGTGCcatcatggaaagaatcacacactgtgtgtatgtttgtaaagGGGGGATGGTGCGGCACTCAGTAGGGCCTCCACAACTAGTTGTTAGTGGTCAGTTTCCAGCTTGTGTTGAAGAAACACCACTGGgcgttacacgcacgcacgcacacacgcacagagagagaaagagagattcaccGACCTTGTCTTGAAGAAGCTGGCGGCCTTGAGAGGAGAGAGGATGCAGAGACATCTCTCCACAGCGATCAGCGCCGTGGTGATGTTGGATATGGCCAGACAGCCCAGCGAGGTGGCCAGCACCAGAGTGTAGTGACGTTTCTGCCAGTAGTTCCCTTCCACAGGGTCCAGCAGACTGATGAGAGCGTAGGACTTGCCACACATGAGGAACAGCAGGAAGCCTGTGTCTGACACTGCCAGACTGACAGAACATTTACGGAAGCTAGTGAAGCGCAGGTACCATCAGCGAAATAGTACGGTCATGCTGGCagggtaagagagggagagacagagacagaaagaggctgggaggacgtgggttcgattcccagcaaaggtgggctttttgttgttgttttttaatttgtttattctgTGTTTATTGGCCCACAGGGGGCTCCTGTGCTGTTGtctgaaatgggaagactgggaccacgcaTTTGAGTAtcacccacttcacggatgcctctttgggtgtgttgctcaaatttcctgaccaacactgcaaatgtctgtatctctcggccctagttgacgccgggatatcccTAACttgaatggacctccatagcaatatcgtcctcatcaccacccccctccttcatcataaaaaaataaatgaatatcccAAAGTATGTGGCCTTTAATGGCCTGCTATCATGCTAACTTCAGTTTCGATCCCAATCGACTTGTGCTTGGGATGAGCCCTGTCATGGTCTTCGGTATCTGCAGTCATGGGGGCCCTGCCAGGGTCTTCGGTATCTGCAGTCATGGGGGCCCTGCCAGGGTCTTCGGTATCTGCAGTCATGGGGGCCCTGCCAGGGTCTTAGATATCTGCAGAGTCATGGGGCCCCTGCCAGGGTCTTCAGTATCTGCAGAGTCATGGGGGCCTTGCCAGGGTCTTTGGTATCTGCAGTCATGGGGGCCCTGCCAGGGTCTTCAGTATCTACATAGTCATGGGGGCCCTGCCAGGGTCTTCGGTATCTACATAGTCATGGGGGCCCTGCC
This portion of the Babylonia areolata isolate BAREFJ2019XMU chromosome 16, ASM4173473v1, whole genome shotgun sequence genome encodes:
- the LOC143291000 gene encoding uncharacterized protein LOC143291000, with amino-acid sequence MSVASTLPSPHLRGDTTVDMYSDMDDMNLSTVIPHHVFLPCDNPRNVVSPFVAEMVDLVVYVGMFPVLVTFGIITNVINMAVFARQGLSDRINLCLFSLAVSDTGFLLFLMCGKSYALISLLDPVEGNYWQKRHYTLVLATSLGCLAISNITTALIAVERCLCILSPLKAASFFKTRTMGVVIVVVAVYILTVLNTALGIKYQTVRVTNPLTNTSTFISRLSPTYLRYRTLIDIMYSHVLLVTLPFISLVVVIVSTTAIIVRLQVTSAWRRQSVSNVTSLEKQELTVTRMLMTVCCVYVTCTTPTVTRALVVFSRVPGFLITGHLCNIFKISIALSHLLEVINTSTNFLIYVKQSSRYRCTLRHMCRCVSGRWGEKGKRAPGSAAPSS